In the genome of Paenibacillus pabuli, one region contains:
- a CDS encoding DUF3934 family protein: protein MSKAKGKGGTGRGTGKKGWNRWQAAANRAKSAPKPYKSKGTKNKTDAETPSDKSV from the coding sequence ATGAGCAAAGCAAAAGGAAAAGGCGGTACCGGCCGTGGTACTGGAAAAAAAGGCTGGAACCGTTGGCAAGCCGCAGCTAACCGAGCGAAAAGTGCCCCAAAGCCTTATAAAAGTAAAGGCACAAAGAATAAAACCGATGCTGAAACGCCAAGTGACAAGTCCGTGTAA